GTTGGTTTATGAAAAAATCAGCCTTGCTGATGTATTTTGAACCGCAGAATATCGAACAATGATTTACGAATGTCGAAGTAAATGATAACGAATAACCTTTGTTAATTCGATATTCCTTGTTCAAAATTCGATATTTAAATGGCGATGCCGTTGTTTAAAAATTAAGCCTGATGAGTTCCACTTTTTACGAATCCATCAATATGTGCTCGATGGTTTTTTTAAGACTTTCCTGCCAGGATTTTATACTAATTCCAAAATGTTGTTTGACCAGGCTGCAATCAAGGGCGGAAAAGGCCGGTCGTTTGGTCCGGACAGGGTACTGGTCGGTTGTTACCGCTTCTACGCTGGGCACTTTATAATTTTGGTATTGAGCTGCAATTTCAAATATCGTTTTGGCAAATTTGTGCCATGTGGTGATGCCAAGGCCGCAATAGTGGTAAGTTCCCCAGGCAGTTTTATTGTTTAGTATAATTTGTTTTGAAATATCCACGGCAGCTTCAGCCAGATCCGCCGCACAGGTTGGACAACCGTATTGATCGGAAACAACTTTTATGACCCCTTTTTCATTGCCGAGCCGAAGCATTGTTTTTACAAAATTATTTCCGTAAGCGCCATACAGCCAGGAAGTACGCAGAATAACATGTTGCTTCAGTATAGATCTCAGTTTGTTTTCACCCTCTGCTTTACTTTTTCCGTAAATGCCAAGCGGTGATACAGGGTCCGATTCGGTGTAAGGTTGGCCTTTGCTGCCGTCAAAAACATAATCCGTTGAGACATGAATGAGCGGTATTTGCTTTTTATTACAACATACGGCAAGGTTGGCAGGTCCAATGCTGTTTACCGAAAAGGCCATTTCCGATTCGGTTTCCGCCTGATCGACATTTGTGTAGGCACTCGCATTGATAACCATTGAGGGCTTAAATTCAGTAAGAATTTTTTCAACGCAAGACGGGTCGGCGATATTAAATTCCGGAAGGTCAACAGCCAGGTATAAAAAATTATTTCTTCTGCATTCGATCACCAATTCTGAACCGAGTTGCCCGTTTGAGCCGATAATGAGGAGCTTCATCTGCTGTTCTCCTGTGAGGGAAGCTGGTTAGGGAGAAGGTCGCAAAGCTTGAGGTTGCGTCTGTCTTTATCAGAAACAATTGGATTTTTCTCAGGCCAGGCTATAGCGATGTCGGAATCCGCCCAATTAATACCGCATTCATCTTCCGGAGCATAGAATTCAGAACATTTATATAAAAAGTGGGCGGTTTTGCTGATCACGCAGAAGCCGTGGGCGAAACCTTGGGGAATGAAGAGCTGACGTTTGTTTTGATCGGACAGGTAAGCACCGGTCCATTGGCCGAAGGTGGGTGAACCGGATCGGATATCAACAGCCACATCAAATATTTCACCTGTTAAAACCTGGACCAGTTTTGCCTGGGGATGTTTAACCTGATAATGCAAGCCACGCAAAGTACCTTGAACGGAAAAAGAAAGATTGTCCTGAACAAATATCTGATTGATACCGTGTTTTGAATACCTCTCCTGTTGATAGGTTTCCATGAAAAATCCACGATTGTCTTTGAATACCTCAGGTTCAATAATAAGGACACCTTCAATTGCTGTGGTGATGATATTCATTTTAATTCCTTTTTGTATGTTCGATGTTTGGTCTATTTTTTTGTTTTCTTTCCCTTCTGCCTTCTGCCACCTTGTCTTCCGTCTTTCATTTAAGCGCCATGTCGGAAGATAAAATAAGTTCAACTCCGGCTTCAGTTAGCAGGGCAGCCGCCGTCCCTTCCTTTTTCTCAACAACAATGACCTGATCCGGTTTAAAACCGAGCAGCCATCTTCCCACCAGAAATCCCTTTTTGGTTTCTGCCTGCCAATGGGGGTTGCGGACATATTCACGATGGGATATTTCTCCTCCGGCTCTGTCAATGGTTTCAAGCAAAAACCATGGCGCCCTAGCCATGTGGGCTTCTATTTCTCCTTCCGGTTTTTTTACCGGAGTAAGACGTCGAAACTTATCAGGCTCATGAGAGTGGATTTTAACGCCGGCCATGACCACCTGAGAGAAAGTGCTCAGGATATTATTTTCCAGGTTGTGACTGATACGATGGGCGAGTTCAAGGGAACAGGAACGAAGAACGACATCCAGATCAACAATAAAACGGCCTCCAGCCATACGGCTTAGACACCTTTCGACACGCTCTACGCGGGGATGGGCTTCAACCAGGGCTATAATTTTTCGTTCAGTATCACGGTCGATGGCTTCATCCATCAGGTCACGAAGCGCCCTAAGCAACAGGTTGCCACCGGACCAGAAAATAAAGATTGACACCGCACCTGCCGCCCACCGGTCAAGCCTGACACCATAGTATGCGCCGATCAGGCTGAAAACCACCACCAATGTGGAAAGCCCGTCAGCCAGATAGTCGCGGGCATCGGCTTGCAGGGCTTTTGAATGCAGTTTTTTCCCGGTGTGAAGCTGGTAAAAGCCGAAAGACAAAGTAATGATAAGGGAAACCACTGCAACGGGAAGTGTAATGGCAACATCGGGTAGGATATTCGGTCCTAAAAAGGCGCGCCTGCCGACTTCATAGCCTGCCAAAATGACAGCAATTGAGGTAATTAGCGTTGCCAGGGTTTCAGCTTTGTAAAGGCCGTAGGGAAAAGAAGGGTGTTTTTTACCGGCCAGCCAGAGACCGGCACAGGCAGCGGCAGAGCCAACCACATCTGTGGCAGAATGGATGGCATCACCGACAAGGGCTGAAGAACCGCCAAGAACGCCGGCAACACCTTTGCCTAAAGACAGCAAAAGGTTGAGTGCGACTGAAACTGCAGCCCTGCTCCGGGCCTTTTTAATTTCTATATGGGCGCCAACAGCTTTTTTGGCCTGTGGCTGGACAAGTTGAGATGATTTTTCTGTAGATTTCATAAAAATGACTACGCAGGTTTCGGGTTACGGGGCTCGAATTCTAAGCGCCTAACAACTTTCCTCCCTGATAAACGAAAAAAGCAGCAAACCACGCAATGGAAGTGTTATAGGTAATGCTGAAGAACATCCATTTAAAGGAACCGGTTTCCCGTTTGATTGCTGCAACTGTGGCAAGACACGGAAGATACAACAGAACAAAAATCATCATTGAAAGCGCAGAAAGGGGAGTCATCCCGGATGATAAAAGAGCTTCCTTTAAGGCGTCTGACTCTTCATCGGCGGCATGCAGAACAGCCATGGTGCTTACCACAATCTCTTTGGCAACAAACCCGGTGAGTAGGGCGACTCCTCCACGCCAATCAATACCTATGGGTGCAAATAAGGGTGAAATGGTTTTTCCCAGCCTGCCCATGAAAGATTTTTCCACTTGCTCGGTTTTCTGAGCTCGGGTTAATTCCGGTATGTCGGCATCTTTTTGGCTTAACAATGTGTTATTATCCGCATTACCTGACTTGACATCAGTCTGGTAAGACGCTTTTATTTTTTTCATTTCACCGTTAGCATCTAAAGAATACTCTGCACTGCGGGGAAAAGCAGAAAGTGTCCACACGACCACGGAACCAATCAGTATTATCCCGCCCATTTTTTTTAAAAACATTTTGCTGCGGTCCCACATATGAATTAAAAGATTTTTTAAGATGGGAACCCGGTATGGCGGAAGCTCCATGACAAAGGGAGCGTCCGCTCCTCTTAAAAGGGTTGAACGGAAAAGGCGGCCGGTTAAAATGGAAAGGACAATTCCCACCAGATAAATAGAGAAGATAACGGTTCCGGCCTTTGCACCAAAGAAAGTTCCTGCAAGTACAATATAAACAGGCAGCTTTGCCGAACAGGACATAAAGGGAGTAATCAGGATTGTAAGGATACGGTCTTTTTCACCTTCGAGAGTCCGGGCCGACATGATGGCAGGGACATTGCACCCAAACCCCATCAGCATGGGAATAAACGATTTTCCGTGAAGGCCGATCAGATGCATGATCTTATCCATGAGAAAGGCAGCTCTTGCCATATAGCCGGTATCCTCAAAAATTGCGATGCAGAAGAAAAGAATCATAATGTTCGGCAAAAAAATGATCACACTTCCGACACCTGCAATAATTCCGTTTAACAGGAGATCTTTAAAAAGGCTAGCAGGAATCAAACCATTCAGTGTGGACGATAAAAAACTGATACCTGTGTCAATCCACTCCATCGGATATGCACCGAAATAAAAAGTTGCCTGAAACATGGCCCAGATAAATATAAAAAAGATGGGGAACCCGATGAAACGGTTGGTCAAAACAAGATCAATGTTTCGGGATATATCTATGCGTTCCTTAATGGATGTTGTATGTACTTCTTTGATAATTCCGGCAATGAATCCGTATCGTTCATCTGTCATGATGATTTCCGGTTCATCGTCGAAACGATCCCTTAAAAAAATGCGCTGCGATAAAGCTTCCTTAAGAATTTTTTCAGCCTTGTCGGCGGCCTTTTCAACAATGCGCTGCTTTACAATTTTATCGTCTTCCAACAGCTTTATGGCCGTCCACCTGGTATTATAGGGTAGTTCCTCAGCAATTTTTGACTCAATAAGGCTCTGGAGCTTTGCAATGGAATTTTCAATATCTCTGTTATACCGGACCTTACGTTCTTGAGGCATTTTAAAGCTCGATTTTGCCAGTTTAACGGCTTCTTTTAACAGAGTGTCTATGCCTTCATTTTTATTGCTGATGGTAAAAACAACCGGTACATCAAGAAGTTCGGATAGCTTGTTGGCATCGATTTTGATCCCTCTTGTTTTGGCCAGATCAGCCATATTAAGGGCGAATAGAACTTTACAATCGGTTTCCCTTAACTGGGTGGCCAGGTAGAGACTTCTTTCAAGATTGGACGCGTCAATGATATCGATGACAAGGTCAGGACATTCTTCAAGAACAAAATCCCGCGCAATGATTTCTTCAATAGAAAAAGGGGTCAGGCTGTAAGTTCCGGGAAGATCAATAATGGTAAGATCGTATCCGAACTTGTTCACCGTACCCTCTTTTTTTTCAACAGTCACGCCGGGCCAGTTGCCGACTTTTTGCCTGGTCCCGGTAATATTATTAAACGTTGTCGTTTTACCGGAATTGGGGTTGCCTGCAAGGGCTATGGTAAAGTTTTTTTGCTGTATCATTATTGGTCTACTTGTAACCGTTCAATGAATGATGAATTTAGAAAATAGAAATTGGAAATTTTAGGCCTTCACCTCGTAACAACGTCTTATCTTATCCTAATTTCTACTTTCTGATATCAAGTTTCAAGCCGTGAACGGCTTCTTTCTATTTTACATTATCAACCGTGATAAGAGCTGCTTCTTCCACACGAAGTGATATATGACATCCCTTTATTATCAGTTCAAGGGGATCTTTCAAGGGAGCATATTTTTCAATATATATTTCAGTACCTTTTAAAATTCCCATTTCAAGTATTCGCCTGCGCAATGCACTGTTTCCGCCGATGGTTTCAATGCTGGCGGTCTGACCTTCTTTCATTTCACTTAATAACATTTATAAACTTTCCTTTTTTTATACCTTCAGTCCCGCTCCATCTGATGGGCATTACTGTCAAGACAGCAAGGGACAATAAATTATTTTTATCGCTTACCGTCTACGGCTTAACATAAACCAAGGGGTGGAAGACTTGTTTGTCAATCTCAAATTTCTAACACTTTTGCCCCATAAAAGAGTACATCGCATGAATGAACTGTAATCATACAACTACAACGGCAACAAGGTCTGGATACTGTAATATAATTCTCTTGAGGCGGTTATCAATAAAATGCAGGTAAATATTTAAAAAAACCACCACAATCGTCTCCCTGCCCTGAGATTTTATGGCCGCGATTTACCTTTTTGCTAATTTGGTTACAGATTCTATATGATATGTATGGGGAAACATGTCAACAGGCTGAACCTCTATCACGCGGTATATATCTTTCATCAGGAAAATATCTCTTGCCAGGGTGGCAGGGTTGCATGAGACATAAACAATTCTGTCCGGTGCCATATCAATGACCTGTTTGACAACATCTTGGTGCATTCCCGACCTGGGTGGATCAATAATCATCACATCAGGTCGCTTGGTAATCTGCGCAAGACATTTTATGATATCCCCACAGATAAATCGGCAATTGGAAATATGATTACTGGCACAGTTATTTTGAGCATCCTTTACCGCACTTTCATTAATTTCGATTCCGATGATTTCTTTGGCGGAATCTGAA
This sequence is a window from Thermodesulfobacteriota bacterium. Protein-coding genes within it:
- the rfbC gene encoding dTDP-4-dehydrorhamnose 3,5-epimerase, with protein sequence MNIITTAIEGVLIIEPEVFKDNRGFFMETYQQERYSKHGINQIFVQDNLSFSVQGTLRGLHYQVKHPQAKLVQVLTGEIFDVAVDIRSGSPTFGQWTGAYLSDQNKRQLFIPQGFAHGFCVISKTAHFLYKCSEFYAPEDECGINWADSDIAIAWPEKNPIVSDKDRRNLKLCDLLPNQLPSQENSR
- the feoB gene encoding ferrous iron transport protein B, which produces MIQQKNFTIALAGNPNSGKTTTFNNITGTRQKVGNWPGVTVEKKEGTVNKFGYDLTIIDLPGTYSLTPFSIEEIIARDFVLEECPDLVIDIIDASNLERSLYLATQLRETDCKVLFALNMADLAKTRGIKIDANKLSELLDVPVVFTISNKNEGIDTLLKEAVKLAKSSFKMPQERKVRYNRDIENSIAKLQSLIESKIAEELPYNTRWTAIKLLEDDKIVKQRIVEKAADKAEKILKEALSQRIFLRDRFDDEPEIIMTDERYGFIAGIIKEVHTTSIKERIDISRNIDLVLTNRFIGFPIFFIFIWAMFQATFYFGAYPMEWIDTGISFLSSTLNGLIPASLFKDLLLNGIIAGVGSVIIFLPNIMILFFCIAIFEDTGYMARAAFLMDKIMHLIGLHGKSFIPMLMGFGCNVPAIMSARTLEGEKDRILTILITPFMSCSAKLPVYIVLAGTFFGAKAGTVIFSIYLVGIVLSILTGRLFRSTLLRGADAPFVMELPPYRVPILKNLLIHMWDRSKMFLKKMGGIILIGSVVVWTLSAFPRSAEYSLDANGEMKKIKASYQTDVKSGNADNNTLLSQKDADIPELTRAQKTEQVEKSFMGRLGKTISPLFAPIGIDWRGGVALLTGFVAKEIVVSTMAVLHAADEESDALKEALLSSGMTPLSALSMMIFVLLYLPCLATVAAIKRETGSFKWMFFSITYNTSIAWFAAFFVYQGGKLLGA
- a CDS encoding cation diffusion facilitator family transporter, producing MKSTEKSSQLVQPQAKKAVGAHIEIKKARSRAAVSVALNLLLSLGKGVAGVLGGSSALVGDAIHSATDVVGSAAACAGLWLAGKKHPSFPYGLYKAETLATLITSIAVILAGYEVGRRAFLGPNILPDVAITLPVAVVSLIITLSFGFYQLHTGKKLHSKALQADARDYLADGLSTLVVVFSLIGAYYGVRLDRWAAGAVSIFIFWSGGNLLLRALRDLMDEAIDRDTERKIIALVEAHPRVERVERCLSRMAGGRFIVDLDVVLRSCSLELAHRISHNLENNILSTFSQVVMAGVKIHSHEPDKFRRLTPVKKPEGEIEAHMARAPWFLLETIDRAGGEISHREYVRNPHWQAETKKGFLVGRWLLGFKPDQVIVVEKKEGTAAALLTEAGVELILSSDMALK
- a CDS encoding FeoA family protein — translated: MLLSEMKEGQTASIETIGGNSALRRRILEMGILKGTEIYIEKYAPLKDPLELIIKGCHISLRVEEAALITVDNVK
- the rfbD gene encoding dTDP-4-dehydrorhamnose reductase — protein: MKLLIIGSNGQLGSELVIECRRNNFLYLAVDLPEFNIADPSCVEKILTEFKPSMVINASAYTNVDQAETESEMAFSVNSIGPANLAVCCNKKQIPLIHVSTDYVFDGSKGQPYTESDPVSPLGIYGKSKAEGENKLRSILKQHVILRTSWLYGAYGNNFVKTMLRLGNEKGVIKVVSDQYGCPTCAADLAEAAVDISKQIILNNKTAWGTYHYCGLGITTWHKFAKTIFEIAAQYQNYKVPSVEAVTTDQYPVRTKRPAFSALDCSLVKQHFGISIKSWQESLKKTIEHILMDS